GCGCGCCTCACGGGGGACGTGGCGACCGCCCGCGCGGCGTTCGACGAAGCGGTGGCGTTGCGGGCGGCGGCCGGCGTCGCCGAGGACGCGGCCCTGCTGCACGAACGCGGCCTGCTGCTCGCCGCGGAGGGCGACGCCGACGCCGCCCTCGCGGCGCTGGAGGCGGCGTTCGCGCAGAGCGACGCGTACGGCCACGCGATGGACCTGGCGCGCGTCGCCTGGCGGGCCGGGCGGAGCGACGCGGCGCGGGAGGCGTACGCCCGCGCCGCGGAGACCGAACGCGGCGCGCGGGAGCCGTGGCCGCACCTCAACCGCGGGCGGATCCTGGCGCGCGAGGGCGCGACGGACGCCGCCCTCGAGGCGTTCGCGGTCGCGGTCGCGCGGGCGGAGGCGGAGGGCCGCACCAGCCTGGGGGCGCCGTCGCCGGCGCTGGTGGAGGCGCACTACCGGATCGGGACGCTGCTGCAGGCGCGCGGCGAGGTGGGGCGCGCCGAAGCGGCCTACCGCACCGCCCGCTCGTTGGACCCGAACTACCCGCCGGCGGTGCAGGCGCTGGATG
The Trueperaceae bacterium DNA segment above includes these coding regions:
- a CDS encoding tetratricopeptide repeat protein, with the translated sequence GAAGAQDDPTATLRDLLARGFYNAAAQLEGPRVVEAAPDDPAAHLLYARAARLTGDVATARAAFDEAVALRAAAGVAEDAALLHERGLLLAAEGDADAALAALEAAFAQSDAYGHAMDLARVAWRAGRSDAAREAYARAAETERGAREPWPHLNRGRILAREGATDAALEAFAVAVARAEAEGRTSLGAPSPALVEAHYRIGTLLQARGEVGRAEAAYRTARSLDPNYPPAVQALDALARRGDERPPDPE